From Deinococcus radiotolerans, a single genomic window includes:
- a CDS encoding ABC transporter substrate-binding protein has protein sequence MNFSHLLPWSVLTAGLLLASCGGGTPPVAAVRTLTDSGPGSLRAVLATAPAGATIQVDTPGTLTLSSPLTVQGDVTIVAPGVVLDGAGGGRVLQVTPGAHVTVRGATLTGGTGAPDAGTPAALAASYTRGGAVLNQGTLRLENVTIQQSVANEGGGIYNALGANLTLKDVTLTGNKAVAFVGNTSLNSGSGGGVSNAGTLVIDHGTVRQNAADRSGGAVFNSGTLTFTAGTVQDNTAAVSGGGIFNASGATYQSTATVTGNRPDDVVDASAPEASGDFRTPPSWTVTAPGDAQRGGTLRVGDALTPTTLNPFLDQTAGSLISRFSPPGGLLIQSPDTTEYLPFMARTVSASADGLVWDVQLRPNLTWSDGQPITAADIVSTVHIHQDPAVGSNSFDALQDVSVVETGPRSLRLTFPAARATNAAALTFAPWPDHIFGAAYRAGGAAAVRALWPATAAPETIVTAGPFVPTFINAADGSATLTRNPNYGRWVTDAAGQPLPYLDGVQVLAAGNAAAQLDAFKAHQLDLLAPTGPAVDALQGLTGTVLRDLGPAASSTWIVWNFNRASQPEKQRLFRETAFRQAMSHLANRARMVSEILGGRGQPVYTSVYPVFSEWISPGAPKFDYDLAEARRLLGTLGYTTLNAGGYLTNASGQVLEFDLNTNAGNTNREKAAGIFAEEAMKVGVKVNVNKPDFNTLVEQLTSAGPDRPFDAILLGLSGGSSDWPYGANVIPCSGNLHAYNQSGACLFPWEQEMQQLFEQGSREPTLAQRRVIGAQLQAIEGQQQPFVQLFSPNVYAAWSSQVRGEYPPSVGDSYFGARLLDLTWLIPSR, from the coding sequence ATGAACTTTTCCCACCTGCTGCCCTGGAGTGTCCTCACCGCCGGTCTGCTGCTCGCCTCCTGTGGTGGCGGCACGCCTCCGGTCGCTGCCGTCCGTACCTTGACCGACAGCGGGCCTGGGAGCCTGCGGGCTGTCCTGGCCACCGCGCCGGCCGGCGCGACCATTCAGGTGGACACGCCCGGCACCCTGACCCTCAGTTCGCCTCTCACGGTGCAGGGGGACGTCACCATCGTCGCCCCTGGCGTGGTGCTTGACGGGGCCGGCGGCGGCCGCGTGCTGCAGGTGACCCCTGGGGCGCACGTGACCGTGCGGGGGGCCACCCTCACGGGCGGAACTGGCGCCCCGGACGCGGGCACGCCGGCGGCGCTGGCCGCGTCCTACACCCGGGGCGGCGCCGTGCTCAACCAGGGGACCCTGCGCCTGGAGAACGTCACCATCCAGCAGAGTGTCGCCAACGAGGGGGGCGGCATCTACAACGCGCTGGGCGCGAATCTCACCTTGAAAGACGTCACCCTCACTGGGAACAAGGCCGTGGCGTTCGTGGGGAACACCTCGCTGAACAGCGGTTCGGGCGGCGGCGTCAGCAACGCGGGGACCCTCGTCATCGACCACGGAACCGTCCGCCAGAACGCCGCGGACCGCAGCGGGGGCGCCGTCTTCAACAGCGGCACCCTGACCTTCACCGCCGGGACCGTCCAGGACAACACGGCGGCCGTCAGCGGCGGCGGGATCTTTAACGCGTCCGGCGCCACCTACCAGTCCACGGCCACCGTGACCGGCAACCGCCCCGACGACGTCGTGGACGCGTCCGCCCCGGAGGCCAGCGGTGACTTCCGCACGCCGCCGAGCTGGACGGTCACCGCCCCGGGCGACGCGCAGCGCGGCGGCACGCTCCGCGTCGGGGACGCGCTCACACCCACGACCCTCAATCCCTTCCTCGACCAGACGGCCGGCAGCCTGATCAGCCGCTTCTCGCCCCCCGGAGGCCTGCTCATCCAGAGCCCGGACACCACCGAGTACCTGCCCTTCATGGCGCGGACCGTGAGTGCGTCCGCTGACGGCCTGGTCTGGGACGTTCAGCTGCGCCCCAACCTCACCTGGAGTGACGGTCAGCCCATCACGGCCGCCGACATCGTCAGCACCGTCCACATTCACCAGGACCCCGCCGTCGGCTCCAACTCCTTCGACGCCCTCCAGGACGTGTCGGTCGTCGAGACGGGCCCGCGGTCCCTGCGCCTGACCTTCCCTGCCGCCCGCGCGACCAACGCGGCCGCCCTCACGTTCGCGCCGTGGCCGGACCACATCTTCGGCGCGGCCTACCGCGCCGGCGGCGCCGCTGCGGTCCGCGCGCTGTGGCCGGCCACAGCCGCGCCCGAGACGATCGTGACCGCCGGACCGTTCGTGCCCACCTTCATCAACGCCGCGGACGGCAGCGCCACCCTGACCCGCAACCCGAACTACGGCCGGTGGGTCACCGACGCGGCCGGGCAGCCCCTGCCGTACCTGGACGGCGTGCAGGTCCTGGCCGCCGGAAACGCGGCCGCCCAGCTCGACGCGTTCAAAGCCCACCAGCTTGACCTGCTCGCCCCCACCGGCCCCGCCGTCGACGCCCTCCAGGGCCTCACCGGGACGGTCCTGCGGGACCTGGGCCCCGCCGCGAGCAGCACCTGGATCGTGTGGAACTTCAACCGGGCGAGCCAACCCGAAAAGCAGCGCCTGTTCCGCGAAACGGCCTTCCGTCAGGCCATGAGCCACCTCGCCAACCGCGCCCGGATGGTCAGCGAGATCCTCGGCGGGCGCGGCCAGCCGGTGTACACCTCGGTGTACCCGGTGTTCAGCGAGTGGATCAGCCCGGGCGCTCCCAAGTTCGACTACGACCTCGCTGAGGCCAGACGCCTGCTGGGCACCCTCGGGTACACCACGCTGAACGCCGGCGGGTACCTCACCAACGCCAGCGGGCAGGTGCTGGAATTCGACCTCAACACCAACGCCGGGAACACCAACCGGGAAAAGGCCGCGGGGATCTTCGCCGAGGAAGCGATGAAAGTCGGTGTCAAGGTCAACGTGAACAAGCCCGACTTCAACACCCTGGTCGAGCAGTTGACCTCCGCCGGACCGGACCGGCCGTTCGACGCGATCCTGCTGGGCCTCAGTGGCGGCAGCAGCGACTGGCCCTACGGCGCCAACGTGATTCCCTGCAGCGGCAACCTGCACGCGTACAACCAGAGCGGGGCGTGCCTGTTCCCCTGGGAGCAGGAGATGCAGCAGCTGTTCGAGCAGGGCAGCCGCGAACCCACGCTCGCCCAGCGCCGGGTGATCGGCGCGCAACTCCAGGCGATCGAGGGGCAGCAGCAGCCGTTCGTGCAGCTCTTCTCCCCGAACGTCTACGCCGCCTGGAGCAGCCAGGTGCGCGGGGAGTACCCGCCGAGCGTCGGCGACAGTTACTTTGGCGCCCGCCTGCTCGACCTCACCTGGCTCATCCCCTCACGCTGA
- a CDS encoding class I SAM-dependent methyltransferase, with the protein MTLSSTQVLADEVLALFEDQRDWEGMERLRPALRTWLLNDPAHWPERIHDLRAHPLLAHLHACPFTHRAFQKPRGYAGDAVMLDHMYGLTLSFPHPASPGGRLYAYTTNSPAAHAVRARRARLATLIDHAAENRPDARVVALAAGHGRELGQSSAVRRGDPITFAAVDQDQESLDELRRSYPDVHTELIAGDIRDVITGELTFEADVVYAAGLFDYLPDGAARRLTTRMAQMLRPGGVMLIANFLPDCPDIGFMDACMDWRLITRTEAQVRALFADVPHPERVTTERDEYGTIAYGQWRAPLPS; encoded by the coding sequence ATGACCCTCAGTTCCACTCAAGTACTCGCGGATGAAGTGCTGGCGCTGTTCGAGGATCAGCGCGACTGGGAAGGCATGGAACGGTTGCGGCCGGCCCTGCGCACCTGGTTGCTGAACGACCCGGCCCACTGGCCCGAGCGCATCCATGACCTGCGCGCCCACCCGCTGCTCGCGCACCTGCACGCCTGCCCGTTCACGCACCGCGCGTTCCAGAAACCCCGCGGGTACGCCGGGGACGCGGTGATGCTCGACCACATGTACGGCCTGACGCTGAGTTTCCCGCATCCCGCCTCGCCCGGCGGGCGGCTGTACGCGTACACCACGAACAGCCCCGCCGCGCACGCGGTCCGCGCGCGCCGGGCGAGGCTCGCCACCCTGATCGATCACGCGGCCGAGAACCGACCGGACGCGCGCGTCGTGGCGCTGGCCGCCGGCCACGGCCGCGAACTCGGGCAGTCGTCCGCGGTGCGCCGCGGCGACCCGATCACGTTCGCGGCAGTCGATCAGGACCAGGAGAGCCTCGACGAGCTCAGGCGCAGCTACCCGGACGTGCACACCGAGCTGATCGCCGGGGACATCCGCGACGTGATCACCGGTGAGCTGACCTTCGAGGCGGACGTCGTGTACGCCGCTGGCCTGTTCGACTACCTCCCGGACGGGGCCGCGCGGCGGCTCACGACCCGCATGGCGCAGATGCTGCGCCCGGGCGGCGTGATGCTGATCGCGAACTTCCTGCCGGACTGCCCGGACATCGGGTTCATGGACGCGTGCATGGACTGGCGGCTGATCACCCGCACGGAAGCGCAGGTGCGCGCCCTGTTCGCCGACGTGCCACACCCGGAGCGCGTCACGACGGAACGGGACGAGTACGGCACCATCGCGTACGGCCAGTGGCGCGCCCCGCTGCCGTCATGA
- a CDS encoding tetratricopeptide repeat protein, with protein sequence MKLLTFGGLTVTGVTYRREKPLLLLTYLSLEGPQARRHLADLFWPDAANPMNSLAQHLIRLRPLSGAVVETDQQVEAHLACDALDFRARLRAGQLPEAAELATGPFLHGLHLDLSPELEEWVLDTRETLGAEARAAHLALAELTHAQGHLDQALTHADRAYHAPGAAPCAPEDLLRLWAVAGLTEQPLSLAVRRDAAELQLPLPSFTAPTGAPLLGRDAELDTLGALPAGQTAWLSGAAGFGKTALLRALTSRGWRHLPARTDHPYATFGPLSPRPPRTLPDVLDLLHDPRLKLAVDDWDALDEPTREALTQTARHATGAALIIAARTPPAFPPALHLPLQVLTEVNLAAHPGAFAATGGHPALLTAFLQGAPPERGLADHLTHLGPDLLGLFLTLTAQDAPDLRATRAALGTDAASLSRALEQLTREGLTQPDGTVRALTPARALLAAEPHEAALIHLRLARHLPPGQAWPHWHAARHLWETSDVPGCAAAAFEHATVQRSRGASWAAVTTLEAAPPTPDGLLLRGWALLDLGRAPEALRVTEALPLSDDVRALRAAAHLYCGQPREAQALATPVAPALSAAYAHAQSTLGHAADRLGDLDAAAAHYRAAANIWHLIGDDARHTEAQVHLTTLDCLSRGAPLDRFTDLHRAAETPALQGTVLLNSAHVHHRAGLLDEALTLGAQAERCYRTTGDQVGLANALNTQAVVYHLRDRVTDARPRYREALNLAQQAGHVNLISLIASNLAEIEGRFEDALQIITFLRQVGHDVQADHLIQQFKDAPDGLRSP encoded by the coding sequence ATGAAGTTACTCACGTTCGGTGGCCTGACGGTGACCGGCGTGACCTACCGCCGGGAAAAGCCCCTGCTGCTGCTGACGTACCTCAGCCTCGAAGGCCCGCAGGCCCGCCGTCACCTGGCTGATCTCTTCTGGCCAGACGCGGCCAACCCCATGAATTCCCTCGCGCAGCACCTCATCCGCCTGCGCCCCCTGTCCGGCGCGGTCGTGGAAACCGACCAGCAGGTGGAAGCGCACCTGGCCTGTGACGCGCTGGACTTCCGCGCGCGGCTGCGAGCCGGTCAGCTGCCCGAAGCGGCCGAACTCGCCACTGGCCCCTTCCTGCACGGCCTGCACCTCGACCTGAGTCCGGAACTCGAGGAGTGGGTGCTGGACACCCGCGAAACCCTGGGTGCGGAGGCACGCGCCGCGCACCTGGCGCTGGCGGAACTCACCCACGCTCAGGGTCATCTGGATCAGGCCCTCACGCACGCCGACCGGGCCTACCACGCGCCCGGCGCGGCCCCATGCGCCCCTGAGGATCTGCTGCGGCTGTGGGCGGTGGCTGGCCTCACCGAACAGCCCCTCTCGCTGGCCGTGCGGCGCGACGCGGCTGAACTCCAGCTTCCGCTGCCATCGTTCACGGCCCCCACCGGCGCGCCCCTGCTTGGGCGAGACGCGGAACTCGACACGCTTGGCGCCCTGCCCGCCGGGCAGACCGCCTGGCTCAGCGGCGCCGCCGGGTTCGGCAAGACCGCCCTGCTGCGCGCCCTCACCTCGCGCGGCTGGCGGCACCTGCCCGCCCGCACGGACCACCCCTACGCCACCTTCGGTCCCCTCAGCCCCCGCCCACCCCGCACCCTCCCCGACGTCCTGGACCTCCTGCATGACCCGCGACTCAAACTCGCCGTCGACGACTGGGACGCCCTGGACGAACCCACCCGGGAGGCCCTCACGCAGACCGCCCGCCACGCCACTGGCGCCGCACTCATCATCGCCGCGCGCACCCCCCCAGCCTTCCCCCCGGCCCTGCATCTGCCCCTTCAGGTCCTCACTGAAGTGAACCTCGCCGCACATCCCGGCGCGTTCGCAGCCACCGGCGGCCACCCGGCCCTCCTCACCGCCTTCTTGCAGGGCGCTCCCCCCGAACGGGGTCTCGCCGACCACCTCACGCACCTGGGCCCGGACCTGCTCGGGTTGTTCCTGACCCTCACCGCTCAGGACGCGCCTGACCTGCGCGCCACCCGCGCTGCCCTCGGGACCGACGCAGCCTCGCTCAGCCGCGCCCTGGAACAGCTGACTCGCGAAGGGCTCACCCAGCCGGACGGTACCGTCCGGGCGCTCACACCCGCCCGCGCACTCCTCGCCGCCGAGCCCCACGAGGCGGCACTGATCCACCTGCGCCTCGCCCGTCACCTCCCCCCAGGGCAGGCCTGGCCGCACTGGCACGCCGCGCGGCACCTCTGGGAAACGTCCGACGTGCCCGGCTGCGCCGCCGCCGCCTTTGAGCACGCCACTGTCCAGCGCAGCCGCGGGGCGTCCTGGGCCGCCGTGACCACCCTCGAAGCCGCCCCTCCCACCCCAGACGGACTGCTCCTGCGCGGCTGGGCCCTGCTGGACCTCGGCCGCGCCCCGGAAGCGCTGCGCGTCACCGAGGCGCTTCCCCTGAGTGACGACGTCCGCGCCCTGCGCGCCGCCGCGCACCTGTACTGCGGGCAGCCCCGCGAAGCGCAGGCGCTCGCCACGCCCGTCGCGCCCGCCCTGAGCGCTGCGTACGCGCACGCCCAGTCCACGCTCGGGCACGCCGCCGATCGTCTCGGCGACCTGGATGCGGCCGCCGCCCATTACCGCGCGGCCGCGAACATCTGGCATCTCATCGGTGATGACGCCCGGCACACCGAAGCGCAGGTGCACCTCACCACCCTCGACTGCCTCAGCCGCGGCGCGCCCCTGGACCGCTTCACCGACCTGCACCGCGCCGCCGAAACACCCGCCCTCCAGGGCACCGTCCTGCTCAACAGCGCCCACGTGCACCACCGCGCCGGCCTGCTCGACGAAGCCCTGACGCTCGGCGCGCAGGCCGAACGCTGCTACCGGACCACGGGTGATCAGGTGGGTCTCGCCAACGCCCTGAACACCCAGGCGGTCGTCTACCACCTCCGCGACCGGGTGACCGACGCCCGGCCACGCTACCGCGAAGCACTGAACCTCGCCCAGCAGGCCGGCCACGTCAACCTGATTTCCCTGATCGCGTCGAACCTCGCCGAAATTGAGGGCCGCTTCGAGGACGCCCTGCAGATCATCACGTTCCTGCGCCAGGTTGGGCATGACGTGCAGGCCGACCACCTCATTCAGCAGTTCAAAGACGCCCCGGACGGTCTGCGCTCACCCTGA
- a CDS encoding S8/S53 family peptidase produces the protein MNRALTAFLIALLLSVARAAIPVEEIYPSQIAPGGLLQVKISDPPNETCTGGTTSLSVWIGSHAYPVACEDHTDYWFLIMTLPEDPGQLPQMGPQVLSVLQSGERPSEAGPLKRNIQILDRITGVLSVQTSPPSSGDQYSFRPEALATLFTKPVRQRDSVALTQAREAVVRELNSEGVTLIETAKIPGEVGICGLTIYHSQLRSEVLQRQVGILIDQAELLAEDANIMVAPDTARQPPADSTYWSDAAPDLLNAYAWNSIHLNARTNTVKDPATVYLIDTYHPDLNPADPFTTQLTFNNHTFASTGHGSRVAELIRLVAPGAGLKFTQACNEAGVCSLVQVLRGLCDASHQAIDDPHSVIVHLSLATPYDHPILREGINAAVATGAALVFAYGNSDRCLGRTGGPLDYCNAYPADWAVDPVSGGAMYSVGASQQSNPTPQTFQRGQPRRTWNGATRNGQKVTVLVQPAMPVATDPSLTAPGFFFLPLTAQGRAASDARPYWGTSFAAPLVTGALVRWVQAGKTRWPAPTELQCSHLRLDLRRISNSC, from the coding sequence ATGAACCGAGCCCTGACCGCCTTCCTGATCGCCCTGCTGCTCAGCGTCGCCCGCGCCGCCATTCCTGTGGAGGAGATCTACCCCAGCCAGATCGCCCCGGGGGGGCTGCTTCAGGTCAAAATCAGTGACCCACCGAATGAAACCTGCACTGGCGGGACCACCTCTTTGAGCGTCTGGATTGGCAGTCACGCCTACCCAGTCGCGTGTGAGGATCATACGGACTACTGGTTTTTGATTATGACGCTGCCCGAAGACCCCGGCCAGCTCCCGCAAATGGGACCACAAGTGCTCAGCGTCTTGCAGTCAGGTGAGCGTCCCTCTGAGGCTGGCCCGTTGAAGCGGAACATTCAAATCCTGGACCGGATCACGGGAGTCTTGAGCGTCCAGACCTCCCCACCTTCATCCGGGGATCAGTATTCCTTCAGACCAGAAGCGCTGGCCACCCTCTTCACGAAACCGGTACGCCAGAGGGACAGTGTCGCCCTGACGCAAGCCCGCGAGGCTGTCGTGCGGGAATTGAACAGCGAAGGGGTCACCCTGATTGAAACAGCGAAAATCCCTGGCGAAGTTGGGATCTGTGGGTTGACCATCTACCACTCCCAACTCAGGAGTGAGGTCCTTCAACGGCAAGTCGGCATCCTGATTGATCAGGCAGAACTGCTCGCCGAGGACGCAAACATCATGGTCGCCCCGGATACAGCGAGGCAACCCCCGGCAGATTCCACGTACTGGTCCGACGCCGCGCCTGATCTCCTCAACGCGTACGCGTGGAACTCCATTCACCTGAACGCGCGGACGAACACGGTCAAAGACCCAGCGACCGTCTACCTGATTGACACGTACCACCCCGACCTGAATCCAGCCGACCCGTTCACCACCCAACTCACGTTCAACAACCACACCTTTGCCTCAACGGGACACGGCTCACGGGTGGCTGAACTTATCCGTCTCGTTGCGCCTGGCGCAGGCCTGAAGTTCACTCAGGCCTGCAATGAGGCAGGCGTCTGTTCGCTCGTACAGGTCCTCCGCGGGTTGTGTGATGCGTCGCACCAAGCGATTGATGATCCGCACTCCGTCATCGTTCACTTGAGTCTGGCCACGCCGTACGACCATCCCATCCTGCGTGAGGGGATTAATGCGGCCGTCGCCACTGGCGCCGCGCTGGTCTTCGCCTACGGCAACAGTGACCGGTGCCTTGGCCGGACTGGTGGTCCACTGGATTACTGCAATGCGTACCCCGCCGACTGGGCTGTTGATCCGGTGTCCGGTGGCGCGATGTACTCGGTCGGCGCGTCCCAACAGAGTAACCCCACCCCGCAGACCTTCCAGCGAGGCCAACCGAGACGGACATGGAACGGGGCAACGCGCAACGGCCAGAAAGTCACCGTTCTGGTTCAGCCGGCCATGCCGGTTGCGACGGACCCGTCCCTCACTGCTCCTGGGTTCTTCTTCCTTCCTCTCACCGCCCAAGGGCGGGCAGCCAGTGACGCCAGGCCCTACTGGGGCACCTCCTTCGCTGCGCCCTTGGTGACGGGCGCTCTGGTCCGCTGGGTGCAGGCTGGCAAGACACGTTGGCCAGCGCCCACTGAACTGCAGTGCAGCCACCTTCGCCTCGACCTGCGGCGCATCTCCAACTCCTGCTGA